From the Chloroflexus aurantiacus J-10-fl genome, one window contains:
- a CDS encoding MalY/PatB family protein has product MNRFNFDQIIPRRGTGSIKWEQYPADVLPMWVADMDFASPPAVVAALHERAAHAVFGYPAHPERLTEVICERMAHLYQWEIQPEHILFLPGLVSAINVLCRAFGEPGDSVLTLTPAYPPFLSAPRNQQRQIDTCELSLSISGSILSYAIDFDALRAAIHERTRLLLLSHPHNPVGLEYDPPTLRRLAEMCLDRNVIICSDEIHCDLLLGETRHTPLAALDPAIADRTITLMAPSKTFNLPGLGCSMAIIPNPELRRQVSRAAAGIVPHVNVFGFAGALAAYEHGAEWLAALLEYLTANRDHYVRRVTSELAPLRCTIPQATYLGWIDCRELPLSTSPYRFFLNEARVAFSDGAAFGPGGEGFVRINFGCPRAQLDEALDRVAAALQRLADTQANT; this is encoded by the coding sequence GTGAACAGATTCAACTTCGATCAGATCATTCCTCGTCGCGGAACCGGGAGTATCAAGTGGGAACAGTATCCGGCTGATGTCTTGCCGATGTGGGTCGCCGATATGGATTTTGCCTCACCGCCGGCCGTGGTCGCAGCCCTGCACGAACGAGCAGCGCACGCAGTGTTTGGGTATCCCGCTCATCCTGAACGCCTGACAGAGGTTATTTGTGAGCGCATGGCTCATCTGTACCAATGGGAAATTCAACCGGAACACATCCTCTTCCTGCCCGGATTGGTTTCGGCGATTAATGTCCTCTGCCGGGCTTTCGGTGAACCCGGTGATAGCGTGCTGACCCTCACGCCAGCCTATCCACCCTTCTTGAGCGCACCCCGTAATCAACAACGACAGATCGACACCTGTGAATTGTCACTCAGCATTTCTGGTTCTATCCTTTCCTACGCTATCGATTTCGATGCCTTGCGGGCGGCAATTCATGAACGCACTCGACTCTTGCTGCTCAGCCATCCACACAATCCGGTCGGTCTCGAATACGATCCACCAACCCTGCGCCGGTTGGCCGAGATGTGTCTCGACCGTAACGTTATCATCTGTTCCGATGAGATTCACTGCGATTTGTTGCTCGGTGAAACACGCCACACCCCACTGGCAGCGCTCGATCCGGCCATCGCCGACCGCACTATCACCCTTATGGCACCCAGCAAGACATTCAATTTACCCGGACTCGGTTGCAGTATGGCGATCATTCCCAATCCCGAACTGCGCCGTCAGGTGAGTCGGGCCGCAGCCGGAATTGTGCCGCACGTGAATGTGTTTGGCTTTGCCGGCGCACTGGCTGCCTACGAGCACGGGGCTGAATGGCTGGCTGCGTTGTTGGAGTATCTGACAGCGAATCGCGATCACTATGTCAGGCGCGTTACCTCCGAACTGGCTCCGCTTCGCTGCACTATCCCCCAGGCTACCTACCTCGGCTGGATTGACTGCCGCGAATTGCCTCTGTCAACCAGCCCATATCGCTTCTTCCTCAACGAAGCGCGGGTAGCTTTCTCTGATGGCGCGGCATTCGGCCCTGGTGGTGAAGGATTTGTTCGCATCAACTTTGGCTGCCCACGTGCCCAGCTCGATGAGGCGTTGGATCGGGTTGCTGCCGCTTTACAGCGACTGGCCGACACTCAGGCAAACACATGA
- a CDS encoding acetyl-CoA carboxylase carboxyltransferase subunit alpha has translation MEETAIPQSLTPWDRVQLARHPQRPHTLDYIAALCEDFVELHGDRRFGDDPAMVGGMATFAGQTVMVIGHQKGNDTRENMRRNFGMPHPEGYRKAQRLMRHAEKFGLPVICFVDTPAADPTKSSEERGQANAIAESIMLMTTLRVPSIAVVIGEGGSGGALAISVADRILMQENAIYSVAPPEAAASILWRDAAKAPEAARALKLTAADLYDLRIIDEVIPEPPGGAHADRLTAITTVGERLRVHLADLQQRDIDTLLRERYRKYRSMGQYQEQQMDFFGRM, from the coding sequence ATGGAAGAAACTGCTATCCCTCAATCGCTGACGCCCTGGGATCGCGTACAACTGGCTCGCCATCCACAACGGCCACACACGCTGGATTACATTGCTGCTCTGTGTGAGGATTTTGTCGAATTGCATGGAGATCGCCGCTTTGGCGATGACCCGGCGATGGTCGGTGGAATGGCAACCTTTGCCGGTCAAACGGTGATGGTCATCGGGCATCAAAAGGGCAACGATACCCGTGAAAATATGCGGCGCAACTTCGGTATGCCCCATCCCGAAGGGTATCGCAAAGCGCAACGCTTGATGCGCCACGCCGAGAAGTTTGGCCTGCCGGTCATCTGTTTCGTCGATACACCGGCTGCCGACCCCACCAAAAGTTCAGAAGAGCGTGGTCAGGCGAATGCGATTGCTGAAAGCATTATGCTGATGACAACGCTGCGTGTTCCGAGCATCGCGGTTGTGATCGGTGAAGGTGGTAGTGGTGGCGCATTGGCTATCAGTGTCGCTGACCGCATTTTGATGCAAGAGAACGCCATTTATTCCGTGGCCCCGCCAGAGGCAGCCGCCTCGATCCTGTGGCGTGATGCCGCAAAAGCACCCGAAGCAGCGCGGGCATTGAAACTAACTGCCGCCGATCTCTACGATTTACGGATCATCGATGAGGTCATCCCCGAACCACCAGGCGGCGCCCACGCAGATCGTTTAACCGCAATTACCACTGTTGGCGAACGTCTGCGTGTGCATCTGGCCGATCTGCAACAACGCGATATTGACACCCTGCTGCGCGAACGATATCGAAAGTATCGCTCGATGGGTCAGTACCAGGAACAACAAATGGATTTCTTTGGTCGAATGTAG
- the accD gene encoding acetyl-CoA carboxylase, carboxyltransferase subunit beta yields MKEFFRLSRKGFTGREDQDSAQIPDDLWVKCSSCRELIYKKQLNDNLKVCPKCGHHMRLSAHEWLGLLDVGSFREMDANLLPTDPLGFVTDEESYAAKLAKTQQRTGMADAVIAGIGAISNMQICVAVADFSFMGASMGSVYGEKMARSAERAAELGVPLLTINTSGGARQQEGVIGLMQMAKVTMALTRLADAGQPHIALLVDPCYGGVTASYPSVADIIIAEPGANIGFAGKRLIEQIMRQKLPAGFQTAEFMLEHGMIDMVVPRSEMRDTLARILRLYRQRSTSPAKAELAGRRATLPQPIM; encoded by the coding sequence GTGAAAGAATTCTTCCGCCTAAGTCGAAAAGGGTTTACCGGGCGTGAGGATCAAGACAGCGCCCAAATCCCCGATGATCTGTGGGTGAAGTGCAGTTCCTGTCGTGAGCTTATCTACAAAAAACAGCTCAACGATAACCTGAAGGTCTGCCCCAAATGCGGTCATCACATGCGCCTGAGTGCCCACGAGTGGCTCGGTCTCCTCGATGTCGGTTCGTTCCGCGAAATGGATGCCAATCTATTGCCGACCGATCCCCTGGGTTTCGTCACCGACGAGGAGAGTTACGCAGCCAAGCTGGCGAAAACTCAACAACGCACCGGCATGGCCGATGCAGTGATTGCCGGCATTGGTGCCATCAGCAACATGCAGATCTGCGTCGCAGTGGCTGATTTCTCCTTCATGGGCGCTTCAATGGGCAGTGTCTACGGCGAAAAAATGGCCCGCTCCGCCGAACGGGCTGCTGAACTGGGTGTCCCTCTGCTCACCATCAATACATCCGGTGGTGCTCGTCAGCAAGAGGGGGTGATCGGGCTGATGCAGATGGCTAAGGTAACAATGGCTCTCACCCGGTTGGCGGATGCCGGTCAACCCCATATTGCGTTGCTGGTTGATCCCTGTTACGGCGGTGTGACGGCTTCGTATCCTTCGGTGGCCGATATTATCATCGCCGAACCGGGAGCCAACATTGGTTTTGCCGGCAAGCGTTTAATCGAGCAGATCATGCGCCAGAAGTTACCAGCCGGCTTCCAGACCGCCGAGTTTATGCTCGAACATGGCATGATCGATATGGTGGTGCCGCGAAGCGAGATGCGTGACACACTGGCCCGTATTCTGCGTCTCTACCGCCAGCGCTCAACATCACCCGCTAAAGCTGAGCTTGCCGGTCGACGAGCAACGTTACCGCAACCGATTATGTAA
- a CDS encoding pyridoxamine 5'-phosphate oxidase family protein → MRQEDRLALRRLIDEQQAAALGTVTPDGAPFVSYVLYAVERREGYAPGLLLLLSRLAAHTGHLLAGSPLSLLITAAPHSVSDPQALARVTLQGRALAIPRDVPDYAAAQMTYVQRLPTQQHLFALPDFTLFRVTLHEARYVGGFGRAFTLDAAALAAVLTMNVAGPA, encoded by the coding sequence ATGCGGCAAGAAGACCGGTTAGCGTTGCGACGTTTGATTGATGAACAGCAAGCGGCAGCGCTTGGTACTGTAACTCCTGATGGAGCACCTTTTGTCTCTTACGTCCTGTATGCAGTTGAACGGCGCGAAGGATATGCACCGGGTCTATTGCTCTTGCTGAGCCGTCTGGCAGCGCATACCGGTCATTTACTCGCCGGTTCACCACTATCACTTCTGATTACTGCGGCGCCACATAGCGTGAGCGATCCCCAGGCGTTGGCGCGAGTAACATTGCAGGGTCGTGCACTGGCAATCCCGCGTGATGTGCCCGATTATGCAGCGGCTCAGATGACGTATGTACAGCGGTTGCCGACGCAGCAGCATCTTTTTGCCTTGCCGGATTTTACGCTGTTTCGCGTAACGCTACACGAGGCGCGCTATGTTGGCGGATTTGGTCGAGCATTTACGCTCGATGCTGCGGCACTGGCAGCGGTATTGACGATGAACGTAGCCGGGCCGGCATGA
- a CDS encoding DUF3592 domain-containing protein has protein sequence MEPKPLSRTGALLIGLFFAIIGAVVIFVGWLLQQSIREQLNTMISGTGTVVEIIKVDEIGEDPRFYPVIEFRTPAGEVIRFEEKTGGSQFAYRVGQQVAILYDPQFPQDARIDSWFELWFPAFAVILLGSGALVAGLAGCGMAIFDTRNQTTSHPG, from the coding sequence ATGGAGCCGAAACCTCTATCAAGGACGGGAGCCTTGCTCATCGGTCTGTTCTTCGCAATCATCGGCGCTGTCGTTATATTTGTAGGATGGCTATTGCAACAATCAATCCGCGAGCAGTTGAACACGATGATCAGTGGCACAGGCACGGTTGTTGAGATCATTAAAGTTGACGAGATTGGCGAAGACCCCAGATTCTACCCGGTCATTGAATTCCGCACTCCAGCGGGTGAAGTCATTCGTTTTGAGGAAAAAACCGGTGGCAGTCAATTCGCCTACCGAGTCGGCCAACAAGTAGCCATCCTGTATGATCCTCAATTCCCACAAGATGCTAGAATTGACTCCTGGTTCGAGCTATGGTTTCCTGCTTTTGCGGTCATCTTGCTCGGTAGTGGTGCATTGGTAGCGGGTCTGGCAGGATGCGGCATGGCCATCTTCGATACACGTAACCAGACCACATCGCATCCAGGGTAA
- a CDS encoding histidine kinase N-terminal 7TM domain-containing protein produces the protein MTIEVQVAVLLLWGSAALTGSIAYYAFRHLTRPGALTLALLLTAMSGWSLLYAAELQAPSLAAKVIFAKLQYLAITTISPLWLIFALQYTGRDDWLTPWRRRLLFVPAIVTCLLVFTNEWHGLIWRDVALDPRGHPELLVVGRGVGFWFHAAIAYSLIIGGIVLYIVFAIQVARLYRYQALMMVGSALVPLSSNAVYLSGALPLGWVDPTPLIFAGSGLLLAIGFFRFGLFDITPITARTIVTHLQDAVMVLDHLYRVVEFNPAAQRLLQIDEQIIGYPLNKLVQIHQFIPDKEPAEGSYEIVIGTEANQRVFQLSVAMVRERQHVPVSYILVWRETTREHVLLTTERRRVERQRHLVQSIGELLAATDTAAFYSTLMVAAQKVLTADRAAIYLYDRTTDSLSCPYASGLSAEYVATINRFFHNVPGAQLLQSPQPIVVVDAQTHPGLAPLREAVVREGFHSYAVFPLFMPDGLGGAFVVYRNVVKPFSEDEINAGQTLAYVAAAMLENKRLLTGARRHARQMTLLNEITRTALGIDDLHEMLRLLANRLGELFEADGAYLALWDEHLQRPVPAAASAGLHERYMQMRAEAGEPTLTESALRAGRVLAIEDVFNTPYLSRRIANLFPSRSILALPLMVEQQKLGAALIGFNQRHRFTDEEITLGEQVAAQLSLAIVKIHLLAAEREQRRLAEALRQAGLALSESLDVNTILDRLLDEIQRVVPYDSANVMIVEYDEQQQAQRARLTHLRGYDRFGEAVARAAAAVVFEVASTPNLQRMLTTGRPFIVPDTAQEPGWVDIEAAAHVRSWAGAPIIIHGRVIAFFSLDKTEPNFYRPEHADYLAAFAGHAALAIENARLYSEAQRRSEELRILYAASRDFSAGLDEGTILDAIVHHLVEAFQAARCVILRREPSEPPFMLNQTPNFRRRAVSSCVGSRCRSRLCWRLPVRRRRPWTILRQGGCTRCAMYRSCNRY, from the coding sequence ATGACCATCGAAGTACAGGTTGCCGTTTTGCTGCTCTGGGGCAGTGCTGCGCTGACGGGGAGTATTGCGTATTACGCCTTTCGTCACCTCACCCGGCCTGGTGCGCTTACGTTAGCGTTGCTGTTGACGGCAATGAGTGGGTGGTCACTGTTGTATGCGGCTGAGTTACAGGCACCTTCGTTGGCGGCGAAAGTGATCTTTGCCAAACTGCAATATCTGGCCATTACCACAATTTCACCATTGTGGCTAATCTTTGCTTTGCAGTACACCGGACGTGATGACTGGCTGACGCCCTGGCGACGACGGCTTTTGTTTGTGCCGGCGATTGTGACCTGTTTGCTGGTGTTTACGAATGAATGGCACGGCCTGATCTGGCGCGATGTGGCCCTTGATCCGAGGGGACATCCAGAACTGTTGGTTGTTGGGCGTGGGGTTGGGTTCTGGTTTCATGCGGCGATTGCTTATAGCCTGATCATCGGCGGTATTGTGCTCTACATCGTGTTTGCAATACAGGTAGCGCGTTTGTATCGCTATCAGGCGCTGATGATGGTGGGGAGTGCGCTGGTGCCGCTATCGAGCAATGCTGTCTATTTGTCAGGTGCATTACCGCTGGGTTGGGTTGATCCAACGCCGCTTATTTTCGCCGGTTCGGGTCTCTTGCTGGCGATCGGATTCTTTCGGTTTGGGTTGTTTGACATCACGCCCATTACTGCCCGTACCATTGTTACCCATCTGCAAGATGCGGTCATGGTGCTCGATCATTTGTACCGTGTCGTTGAGTTCAATCCTGCCGCGCAACGTCTCCTGCAGATTGACGAACAGATCATTGGTTATCCGCTCAACAAATTGGTGCAGATACATCAATTCATTCCAGACAAAGAACCGGCAGAGGGTTCCTATGAGATTGTGATTGGCACTGAAGCCAATCAGCGCGTCTTTCAGCTCAGTGTCGCGATGGTTCGCGAGCGGCAGCATGTGCCGGTGAGCTACATTCTGGTCTGGCGTGAGACGACCCGCGAGCACGTTTTGCTGACTACCGAGCGGCGGCGGGTGGAGCGACAGCGCCATCTGGTGCAGTCAATCGGTGAGTTGCTGGCTGCAACCGACACCGCTGCTTTTTACAGCACACTGATGGTCGCGGCACAAAAGGTGTTGACTGCGGATAGAGCGGCAATCTACCTCTATGATCGGACAACCGACAGCCTGAGCTGCCCGTATGCAAGTGGGCTTTCAGCCGAGTACGTGGCTACGATTAACCGGTTTTTTCATAATGTCCCTGGGGCACAACTACTTCAAAGTCCCCAGCCTATCGTGGTTGTTGATGCCCAAACCCATCCCGGTTTAGCGCCACTCCGCGAGGCAGTCGTGCGGGAAGGATTTCACTCCTATGCAGTCTTTCCGCTGTTTATGCCGGATGGCCTGGGTGGAGCGTTTGTAGTTTACCGGAATGTTGTCAAGCCATTTTCAGAAGATGAGATCAATGCCGGTCAGACGCTGGCGTATGTTGCCGCTGCGATGCTGGAAAACAAACGTCTCTTGACGGGTGCGCGTCGCCATGCCCGTCAGATGACGTTACTGAATGAGATAACCCGTACAGCGCTTGGGATCGATGATCTGCACGAGATGTTGCGGCTGCTGGCAAACCGACTGGGTGAACTGTTTGAAGCGGATGGTGCATATCTCGCGTTGTGGGATGAGCATCTGCAACGTCCAGTGCCGGCAGCGGCCAGCGCAGGATTGCACGAGCGGTACATGCAAATGCGCGCTGAGGCAGGGGAACCAACCCTCACTGAAAGTGCGTTGCGAGCAGGTCGGGTGTTAGCAATTGAGGATGTCTTCAACACACCCTACTTGAGTCGTCGAATTGCCAATCTCTTTCCTAGCCGCTCTATTCTTGCCTTACCGCTGATGGTTGAGCAGCAGAAGCTTGGTGCAGCATTGATTGGGTTTAATCAACGGCATCGGTTTACCGACGAAGAGATCACGCTTGGCGAGCAGGTTGCAGCCCAGCTTTCGCTGGCCATTGTGAAAATCCATTTGCTGGCCGCCGAGCGGGAACAGCGGCGGTTGGCGGAAGCGCTGCGCCAGGCCGGGTTGGCGCTGAGCGAAAGCCTTGATGTCAATACGATTCTGGATCGGTTGCTCGACGAGATACAACGAGTGGTGCCGTATGATTCGGCGAATGTGATGATCGTCGAGTATGACGAACAGCAGCAGGCGCAGCGGGCCAGGCTTACTCACCTGCGGGGATATGACCGCTTTGGCGAAGCGGTTGCTCGTGCGGCGGCGGCAGTGGTGTTCGAGGTTGCCAGCACGCCCAATTTGCAGCGGATGCTGACCACCGGTCGGCCTTTTATCGTTCCAGACACTGCGCAGGAGCCTGGGTGGGTAGATATCGAAGCGGCTGCCCATGTTCGTTCGTGGGCCGGGGCGCCAATCATCATTCACGGTCGGGTAATCGCATTTTTCTCGCTAGACAAAACTGAGCCGAATTTTTACCGGCCAGAGCATGCCGATTACCTGGCTGCCTTTGCCGGACACGCTGCGCTGGCTATCGAGAATGCCCGTCTCTACAGTGAAGCCCAGCGTCGTAGCGAAGAACTGCGTATCCTGTATGCCGCGAGCCGTGATTTCAGTGCTGGTCTCGACGAAGGAACCATTCTGGATGCAATCGTACATCACTTGGTAGAAGCATTTCAGGCGGCGCGCTGTGTCATCTTGCGTCGGGAGCCAAGCGAACCTCCTTTCATGCTTAACCAAACGCCGAATTTCAGGCGGCGCGCTGTGTCATCTTGCGTTGGGAGCCGCTGCAGGAGCAGATTGTGCTGGCGTTTGCCTGTACGGCGGCGACGACCATGGACGATATTGAGACAGGGAGGGTGTACTCGCTGCGCGATGTACCGGTCTTGCAACAGGTATTGA
- a CDS encoding sensor domain-containing diguanylate cyclase, with amino-acid sequence MLAFACTAATTMDDIETGRVYSLRDVPVLQQVLISAEPAFINADQDVDNTFLGQLDCPKLLILPLATGLKTSVYGLVVVGRARSDPDFTTAELQLGQSLATQAATALENARLYAEVEALAVTDSLTGIANRRAFDRALEREFVRARHYGYPLALIMVDIDSFKHYNDTYGHLAGDDRLRAVAQLLAQSVREVDFVARYGGEEFAIILTNTDKQTAIAVAEQIRRKAEMSCPEPLNGLPVSGYTLSLGVAAFPDDAQTPVALLLAADNAELAAKRAGKNRVWVVGYEMEEEG; translated from the coding sequence GTGCTGGCGTTTGCCTGTACGGCGGCGACGACCATGGACGATATTGAGACAGGGAGGGTGTACTCGCTGCGCGATGTACCGGTCTTGCAACAGGTATTGATCAGTGCTGAGCCGGCTTTCATCAATGCCGACCAGGATGTTGATAATACGTTTCTCGGCCAGTTAGATTGCCCAAAGCTGTTGATCTTGCCGCTGGCGACCGGTCTGAAAACATCGGTGTATGGTCTCGTTGTGGTTGGGCGGGCACGCAGTGATCCCGATTTTACCACTGCCGAACTCCAACTGGGCCAGAGTCTGGCGACACAGGCGGCGACTGCGCTGGAAAATGCACGGTTGTACGCCGAAGTAGAAGCACTGGCAGTTACCGATAGTCTGACCGGGATTGCCAATCGGCGTGCTTTTGATCGGGCGCTTGAACGTGAGTTTGTGCGGGCGCGTCACTACGGTTATCCACTGGCGCTGATTATGGTCGATATCGATTCATTCAAACACTACAACGATACGTATGGTCATCTGGCCGGTGATGACAGATTGCGGGCAGTGGCACAGTTGCTGGCGCAATCGGTACGTGAAGTAGACTTTGTCGCCCGCTACGGTGGTGAGGAGTTTGCGATTATCCTGACCAATACCGACAAGCAGACGGCGATAGCTGTGGCCGAGCAGATACGACGTAAGGCTGAAATGTCGTGTCCTGAACCACTGAATGGGCTACCGGTGTCCGGCTACACCCTCAGTCTCGGTGTGGCAGCTTTCCCGGATGATGCTCAGACACCCGTGGCGCTGTTGCTGGCTGCCGACAATGCCGAGCTGGCGGCCAAGCGGGCTGGGAAGAACCGGGTGTGGGTGGTGGGGTATGAGATGGAGGAAGAAGGGTAA
- a CDS encoding MSCRAMM family protein, which produces MNLFYRYRRMVWTFIVVLCLLGLTTTTALAIVVTPSAPDGWAPANVRADATVAITTAQPRSGNGSLEFTTNTITPGQDKADYEKRWNPVNFPNRTLAGLTALSYEYYRSSSSTTANHLAPVLRLYVGDANPLSPTFGKYALLIWEPVYNSAAPIPTDQWITQNILNGKFWMFVPSGQSIPSGVVQNFNSTLNDWITGSPLGQPGDPAPINIDQFSIVFGVNVGVGSGWGATFRGFVDNVTLQWGNDEVHANFEVDIRGELTVTKVVDWSGAPPVAGQTFEICITGPSYPSGNCQTTSGGNVTWSNLLIGDYTVTETDPGPAWDVSLPGTVSITDAQPVTVTVTNTLRPGSLNVNKTINWQGVTPTPTIFNICISGPSYPTPFCQTTSGGSLTFGPLVPGTYTVSESPGSDWIVTITGSPANVDPDQTAQVTVQNTYVGPALACPLLDDFNRANTTKGLGKNWTGATSTYRILSNQVQPFTTAGAIFWNKAPRTFGADQVACVKLTTIDPQGKHHSLILKAQATHNYARGMILVSYDAVNQQVVVESIQPGQNWTTHLTIPVTLANGDVLGARALADGSVRVYRNGVLIGATSTTSFFANRGGRIGVWYHKTANATFDDFGGGNTP; this is translated from the coding sequence ATGAATCTTTTCTACCGTTACCGACGCATGGTATGGACGTTCATCGTCGTCTTATGTCTGCTCGGTCTGACAACAACCACTGCGCTGGCGATTGTCGTTACACCCAGCGCACCCGACGGCTGGGCACCTGCCAATGTACGCGCTGATGCCACTGTCGCCATCACCACTGCCCAGCCCCGTTCCGGCAATGGCTCGCTAGAGTTTACCACCAATACCATTACACCAGGCCAGGACAAAGCCGACTACGAGAAGCGCTGGAATCCCGTCAATTTTCCCAACCGCACCCTGGCCGGTCTGACTGCTCTGAGCTACGAGTACTACCGCTCCAGCAGCAGCACGACTGCCAATCACCTCGCTCCGGTCTTACGCCTGTACGTCGGCGATGCCAACCCATTATCCCCAACCTTCGGTAAGTACGCGCTCCTGATCTGGGAGCCTGTTTATAACAGCGCAGCTCCCATACCGACCGATCAATGGATTACTCAAAACATCCTGAATGGAAAGTTCTGGATGTTCGTTCCTTCCGGTCAATCAATCCCCAGCGGTGTTGTCCAGAACTTCAACTCCACCCTCAACGACTGGATTACCGGTTCGCCGCTCGGTCAGCCGGGCGACCCGGCACCGATCAATATTGACCAGTTTTCAATCGTTTTCGGGGTGAATGTGGGGGTTGGCTCCGGCTGGGGCGCTACCTTCCGCGGCTTCGTCGATAATGTCACGTTGCAGTGGGGCAACGATGAGGTGCATGCCAATTTTGAGGTTGATATTCGGGGTGAACTCACCGTCACCAAGGTCGTCGACTGGAGCGGTGCGCCACCGGTAGCCGGCCAGACCTTCGAGATTTGCATCACCGGCCCGTCGTACCCATCAGGGAACTGCCAGACCACGAGTGGCGGTAATGTAACCTGGAGCAACCTGCTGATCGGCGACTATACCGTTACCGAGACCGATCCCGGCCCAGCGTGGGATGTGTCTCTGCCCGGTACCGTAAGTATCACTGATGCTCAGCCGGTCACTGTGACGGTCACTAACACGCTTCGTCCAGGCAGCTTGAACGTCAACAAGACCATCAACTGGCAAGGTGTTACACCCACTCCCACCATCTTCAACATCTGCATCAGCGGACCTTCCTATCCAACCCCCTTCTGCCAGACCACGAGCGGCGGTTCGCTGACCTTCGGGCCACTGGTACCGGGCACCTACACCGTGAGCGAGTCGCCGGGTAGCGACTGGATCGTTACCATCACCGGCTCACCGGCGAATGTTGACCCCGACCAAACGGCGCAGGTAACGGTTCAGAACACCTATGTCGGGCCGGCCCTGGCCTGTCCATTGCTCGACGACTTCAATCGGGCAAACACAACGAAAGGGCTTGGGAAGAACTGGACCGGCGCAACCAGCACCTACCGCATCCTGAGCAACCAGGTTCAACCCTTCACAACCGCAGGTGCGATCTTCTGGAATAAAGCACCACGCACCTTCGGTGCCGATCAGGTGGCCTGTGTGAAACTGACGACCATCGACCCGCAAGGCAAGCATCATTCGCTCATCCTCAAGGCGCAGGCTACGCACAACTATGCGAGAGGGATGATCCTCGTCTCGTATGATGCGGTCAATCAGCAGGTCGTGGTCGAGAGCATCCAGCCTGGTCAAAACTGGACAACCCATCTCACCATTCCGGTTACTCTTGCCAACGGCGACGTTCTCGGCGCACGTGCGCTGGCCGACGGTTCAGTCCGCGTGTACAGGAACGGCGTCCTGATCGGCGCTACCTCAACCACCAGCTTCTTTGCCAACCGGGGTGGTCGTATTGGGGTCTGGTACCACAAGACGGCAAACGCCACGTTCGATGATTTCGGTGGTGGGAATACGCCCTGA
- a CDS encoding histidine phosphatase family protein, producing the protein MPNEERRVTTVLLIRHGMNDWVHGRLAGWLPGVHLSEEGRRQAAALSERLGDLPITALYTSPLDRCIETARAIAEPRGLPLRIVEQIGEVRYGDWEGAELKELYKHELWPGVQHYPSGTRFPRGETLGEAQMRMVSAIDQLRARHHGELIAVVSHADLIRLALAYYIGVHIDLFQRLVINPCSLSAIAFEPMGPRLLAYNETGSLDHLRPKPSSPPDSPATASPSSTEAT; encoded by the coding sequence GTGCCAAACGAAGAACGTCGCGTAACCACAGTTCTCTTGATCCGCCACGGGATGAATGACTGGGTGCATGGCCGGTTAGCCGGCTGGCTACCGGGGGTTCATCTCAGTGAAGAGGGACGCCGACAGGCGGCAGCGCTGAGTGAACGATTGGGGGATTTACCGATTACCGCACTTTACACCAGTCCGCTGGATCGGTGTATAGAAACTGCCCGGGCAATTGCTGAGCCACGTGGTCTGCCATTGCGGATCGTGGAGCAGATTGGCGAGGTGCGTTACGGCGATTGGGAAGGCGCTGAGTTGAAGGAGCTGTACAAGCATGAGCTTTGGCCGGGAGTACAGCACTATCCGAGTGGCACCCGCTTTCCGCGTGGCGAGACATTGGGTGAGGCGCAGATGCGCATGGTTAGCGCCATTGATCAGTTGCGTGCCCGTCATCACGGTGAGCTGATTGCCGTGGTTTCACACGCCGACTTGATCCGGCTGGCACTGGCGTATTATATTGGTGTCCACATTGATCTGTTTCAGCGGCTAGTGATAAATCCTTGCTCGTTGAGTGCAATCGCATTTGAGCCGATGGGTCCTCGTTTACTGGCCTACAATGAGACCGGGTCGCTTGATCATCTGCGCCCCAAACCGTCTTCGCCGCCGGACTCACCGGCGACAGCGTCCCCGTCATCAACGGAGGCAACGTAG